In one window of Haemophilus parainfluenzae DNA:
- the tpiA gene encoding triose-phosphate isomerase — translation MARRPLVMGNWKLNGSKAFTKELIDGLKVELQGVTGCDVAIAPPVMYLDIAETALANSQIALGAQNVDVNVKGAFTGDISTEMLKDFGAKYIIIGHSERRTYHKESDEFVAKKFGALKEAGLVPVLCIGETEAENEAGKTEEVCARQIDAVINALGVEAFNGAVIAYEPIWAIGTGKSATPAQAQAVHAFIRAHIGAKSQAVADQVIIQYGGSVNDANAAELFTQPDIDGALVGGASLKAPAFAVIVKAAAAAKN, via the coding sequence ATGGCACGTCGTCCTTTAGTTATGGGTAACTGGAAATTAAATGGTAGCAAAGCGTTTACCAAAGAGTTAATTGACGGTTTAAAAGTAGAATTACAGGGGGTTACGGGTTGTGATGTGGCTATTGCCCCGCCAGTCATGTATTTAGATATTGCAGAAACAGCTCTTGCGAATAGTCAAATTGCTTTAGGTGCACAAAATGTAGATGTAAATGTGAAAGGTGCATTCACAGGCGATATTTCTACTGAAATGCTGAAAGATTTCGGTGCAAAATATATTATCATAGGCCACTCCGAGCGTCGTACTTACCATAAGGAAAGCGATGAGTTTGTGGCAAAAAAATTTGGTGCATTAAAAGAAGCAGGTTTAGTACCAGTATTATGTATTGGTGAAACTGAAGCTGAAAACGAAGCGGGTAAAACAGAAGAAGTATGTGCGCGTCAAATTGATGCTGTCATTAACGCATTAGGTGTAGAAGCATTTAATGGTGCAGTGATTGCTTACGAACCAATTTGGGCAATCGGTACCGGTAAATCCGCAACTCCAGCACAAGCTCAAGCTGTTCACGCATTTATCCGTGCTCATATCGGAGCAAAATCACAAGCTGTAGCAGATCAAGTCATCATTCAATACGGTGGTTCGGTTAATGATGCTAATGCAGCAGAATTATTTACTCAACCGGATATTGATGGTGCATTAGTAGGAGGAGCTTCACTTAAAGCGCCTGCATTCGCCGTCATCGTGAAAGCTGCGGCAGCAGCAAAAAACTAA
- a CDS encoding GNAT family N-acetyltransferase, with protein sequence MKIFKAEQWNINVLLPLFEAYRLANGMTNNPDRTLTFLTNRIRFNESIFFIAVKENSQPVGFIQLYPRLSSLRLQRYWQLTDIFVREDMCQPDIYTALISKAKEFVRYTQSNRLVTELDPIQQSMLENEGFKLNTKKNLFELTL encoded by the coding sequence ATGAAAATTTTCAAAGCAGAACAATGGAATATAAATGTACTTTTACCACTCTTTGAGGCATACCGGCTTGCTAATGGTATGACCAACAATCCCGACCGTACTTTAACTTTTCTCACTAACCGTATACGTTTTAATGAAAGTATCTTTTTTATTGCAGTAAAAGAAAATTCACAACCAGTCGGTTTTATTCAACTTTATCCTCGTTTGTCTTCTTTACGATTGCAACGTTATTGGCAACTCACTGATATTTTCGTACGAGAAGATATGTGCCAGCCTGATATTTATACGGCATTGATTTCAAAAGCAAAAGAATTTGTGCGTTATACGCAATCTAACCGTCTGGTTACGGAATTAGATCCAATACAACAAAGCATGTTAGAAAACGAAGGATTTAAATTAAACACGAAAAAGAATCTATTTGAATTAACTCTCTAA
- the hslU gene encoding HslU--HslV peptidase ATPase subunit, giving the protein MSEMTPREIVSELDQHIIGQKEAKRAVAIALRNRWRRMQLQEPLRHEVTPKNILMIGPTGVGKTEIARRLAKLANAPFIKVEATKFTEVGYVGKEVDSIIRDLTDSAMKLVRQQEIAKNRAKAEDAAEDRILDALLPPPKNQWGEVENHDTNSSTRQAFRKKLREGQLDDKEIEIDVSAGVSMGVEIMAPPGMEEMTNQLQSMFQSLGSDKTKKRKMKIKDALKTLIDDEAAKLINPEELKQKAIDAVEQNGIVFIDEIDKICKKGEYSGADVSREGVQRDLLPLVEGSTVNTKHGMVKTDHILFIASGAFQVARPSDLIPELQGRLPIRVELSALTAEDFERILTEPNASLTEQYKALMATEGVSIEFTQDAIKKIAEAAFRVNEKTENIGARRLHTVMERLMDKISFDASEMDGQTVNIDAAYVIDALGEVIENEDLSRFIL; this is encoded by the coding sequence ATGTCTGAAATGACCCCTCGTGAAATTGTTTCCGAATTAGATCAACATATTATCGGCCAAAAAGAGGCAAAAAGAGCGGTTGCGATCGCGTTGCGTAACCGTTGGAGAAGAATGCAGTTACAAGAGCCACTTCGTCATGAAGTGACCCCTAAAAATATTTTAATGATTGGGCCAACAGGTGTGGGTAAAACCGAGATTGCGCGTCGTCTTGCAAAATTAGCCAATGCGCCTTTCATTAAAGTGGAAGCGACGAAGTTCACCGAAGTGGGCTATGTGGGGAAAGAAGTGGACTCCATTATCCGTGATTTAACGGACAGCGCGATGAAATTGGTTCGCCAACAAGAAATTGCGAAAAATCGTGCGAAAGCAGAAGATGCGGCGGAAGATCGTATTTTAGATGCATTACTGCCACCACCAAAAAATCAATGGGGTGAAGTCGAAAACCACGATACTAACAGCAGCACTCGCCAAGCTTTCCGTAAAAAATTACGTGAAGGACAATTAGACGATAAAGAAATTGAAATTGATGTGTCGGCGGGTGTGTCAATGGGCGTGGAAATTATGGCACCTCCAGGCATGGAAGAAATGACGAATCAGTTGCAATCCATGTTCCAAAGCCTGGGATCGGATAAAACTAAAAAACGCAAAATGAAAATTAAGGATGCATTAAAAACCTTAATTGATGATGAAGCGGCAAAATTGATTAATCCAGAAGAATTGAAACAAAAAGCCATTGATGCAGTTGAGCAAAACGGTATCGTGTTTATTGATGAGATCGACAAGATCTGTAAAAAAGGCGAATACAGTGGTGCGGATGTTTCTCGTGAAGGTGTGCAACGTGACTTATTGCCATTAGTGGAAGGTTCAACGGTTAATACCAAACACGGGATGGTGAAAACTGATCATATTCTCTTTATTGCATCGGGTGCATTTCAAGTGGCGCGTCCATCGGATTTAATCCCTGAGTTGCAAGGTCGTTTGCCAATTCGTGTTGAATTATCAGCATTAACAGCAGAGGATTTTGAGCGCATTCTAACTGAGCCAAATGCGTCTTTAACGGAGCAATATAAAGCGCTCATGGCAACAGAAGGCGTGAGCATTGAATTTACACAAGATGCTATTAAGAAAATTGCCGAAGCAGCTTTCCGTGTGAATGAGAAAACGGAGAATATTGGTGCAAGACGTTTGCATACCGTTATGGAGCGTTTAATGGATAAAATCTCATTTGATGCGAGTGAAATGGACGGTCAAACTGTTAATATTGATGCTGCTTATGTAATTGATGCTTTAGGCGAAGTGATTGAGAATGAAGATTTAAGTCGATTCATTCTGTAA
- the xerC gene encoding tyrosine recombinase XerC: protein MHTLLNQYWDYLRIERQVSPHTLINYQHQLNAILAILAEKGIDQWQQVNPSVVRLILAESRKQGLKEKSLALRLSALRQFFSYLVQQGQMKVNPATGISAPKQGTHLPKNIDAEQVQKLLSNDSKDPIDLRDRAMMELMYSSGLRLSELQGLNLNSINIRVREVRVIGKGNKERIVPFGRYASHAIQQWLKVRPLFNPKNEALFVSQQGNRLTHRSIQKRMEAWGIRQGLNSHLNPHKLRHSFATHMLEASSDLRAVQELLGHSNLSTTQIYTHLDFQHLAEVYDQAHPRAKRKK, encoded by the coding sequence ATGCACACACTCCTCAATCAATATTGGGATTACTTGCGAATTGAACGACAAGTCAGTCCACATACGCTCATTAACTATCAGCATCAACTAAATGCCATTTTAGCCATTTTGGCAGAAAAAGGTATTGACCAATGGCAGCAAGTGAATCCTAGTGTGGTTCGTCTTATTTTGGCGGAAAGCCGTAAGCAAGGTTTAAAAGAAAAGAGCTTAGCATTACGTTTGTCTGCTCTTCGTCAGTTCTTCAGCTATCTTGTGCAGCAAGGTCAAATGAAAGTGAATCCGGCAACGGGGATTTCAGCGCCAAAACAAGGTACACATTTACCAAAAAATATTGATGCGGAACAGGTTCAAAAATTGCTTTCAAATGACAGCAAAGATCCTATTGATTTGCGTGATCGTGCCATGATGGAATTGATGTATAGCTCAGGGCTTCGATTATCTGAATTACAAGGCTTAAACCTCAATAGCATTAACATCCGTGTACGTGAAGTGAGAGTGATTGGTAAAGGAAACAAAGAGCGTATTGTACCTTTTGGGCGTTATGCTTCTCATGCAATTCAACAATGGTTGAAAGTTCGCCCTTTATTTAATCCCAAAAATGAGGCCCTTTTTGTGAGCCAACAGGGAAATCGTCTCACGCACCGTTCAATTCAAAAACGAATGGAAGCCTGGGGTATTCGCCAAGGATTAAACAGCCATCTTAATCCACACAAACTACGCCACTCTTTTGCCACTCACATGCTGGAAGCAAGTTCGGATTTGCGAGCTGTTCAGGAGCTTTTAGGGCACAGCAATTTGTCCACCACGCAAATTTATACGCATTTGGATTTCCAACATCTTGCTGAAGTGTATGATCAAGCCCATCCTCGAGCAAAACGAAAAAAATAA
- the lptD gene encoding LPS assembly protein LptD — protein MNKKYTLISISILTALYSQQSLANLHAQCLLGVPHFTGEVVKGDANNLPVYIEADKAEINQPTLAIYQGNVDLKQGNRHLVGNSVEVKQTGEGEQAQRWAYLRGGFDYKDNQINLLGNDASFNLDSKNGNVTNADYQLVGRQGRGTAQEIELSNDYRLMKNATFTSCLPDDNAWAVDASEIRQHIKEEYAEFWHARFKVLGVPVFYTPYLQLPIGDRRRSGLLMPTVGHSSRDGFWYKQPIYWNIAPNYDATFAPKYMSQRGWQLNGEFRYLTPVGEGKLAGEYLGRDRYDEYISESRKRHLFYWNHNSSFLENWRLNIDYTKVSDNRYFTDFDSDYGSSTDGYANQHARIAYYQPNYNFAISARQFQIFDEVSVGPYRTMPQMDFNYYKNDLVNGRVDFKLFSQAARFDNDSALMPTAWRFHAEPSLASAMSNKYGSLNIETKLYATHYNQKKGSSVVAEDVQKSVNRVLPQLKVGLQTVLANNKTLFDGYTQTLEPQVQYLYRPYKDQSNIGSKQVNDYLGFGYDSALIQQDYYSLFRDRRYSGLDRISSANQVTVGGTTRFYDQNTNERFNLSAGQVYYLTASKIDDNSINRTPRSSSSWALESNWKMSDKWNWRGSYQYDTLLDKASLANSSLEFNPMKNNLIQLNYRYASKEYINQNLGASANRYQQDIKQVGVVAAWEVSDNWALVGKYYQDIALKKPVEQYVGVQYNSCCWSVGVGARRYVTSRQNQRNDHVVYDNSVGVTFELRGLGENDHQSGIEDMLKKGKLPYIQAFSL, from the coding sequence CAAAGTCTGGCAAATCTGCATGCTCAATGTTTACTTGGTGTGCCTCATTTTACTGGTGAGGTCGTGAAAGGTGATGCCAATAATTTGCCGGTTTATATTGAAGCAGATAAAGCAGAGATTAATCAGCCTACCCTGGCGATTTATCAAGGCAATGTGGATTTGAAACAAGGAAACCGACATTTAGTTGGTAATTCAGTTGAAGTTAAACAAACTGGTGAAGGTGAACAAGCCCAACGTTGGGCTTATTTGCGAGGTGGATTTGATTATAAAGACAATCAAATCAATCTATTAGGTAATGATGCGAGTTTTAATTTAGATAGTAAAAACGGTAATGTAACTAATGCGGATTACCAACTTGTAGGACGTCAAGGTCGCGGTACAGCACAAGAAATCGAATTAAGTAACGATTATCGCTTAATGAAAAATGCGACATTTACCTCTTGTTTACCAGATGATAATGCTTGGGCGGTAGATGCCTCTGAGATTCGTCAGCACATTAAAGAAGAATATGCTGAATTTTGGCATGCACGTTTTAAAGTATTAGGTGTGCCAGTATTCTATACTCCTTATCTACAATTACCGATTGGTGATCGTCGTCGTTCAGGTTTATTAATGCCAACAGTCGGTCATTCTAGTCGTGATGGCTTTTGGTATAAACAACCAATTTATTGGAACATTGCACCAAATTACGATGCTACATTTGCACCAAAATATATGTCACAGCGTGGCTGGCAATTAAATGGTGAGTTCCGTTATTTAACACCGGTTGGTGAGGGTAAGCTTGCGGGCGAATATTTAGGACGAGATCGTTACGATGAATATATCAGCGAGAGTCGTAAACGTCATTTATTTTATTGGAATCACAACTCTTCTTTTCTTGAAAATTGGCGTTTGAATATTGATTATACTAAAGTCAGTGATAACCGCTACTTCACTGATTTTGATTCGGATTATGGCAGCAGCACAGACGGTTATGCCAACCAACATGCTCGTATTGCGTATTATCAGCCAAACTATAATTTTGCGATTTCAGCTCGTCAGTTTCAGATTTTTGATGAAGTTTCCGTTGGGCCGTATCGTACGATGCCACAAATGGACTTCAATTATTATAAAAATGATTTGGTAAATGGACGGGTTGATTTCAAATTGTTTTCACAAGCTGCTCGATTTGATAATGATAGCGCCTTAATGCCGACGGCGTGGCGTTTTCACGCAGAACCCAGCTTAGCCAGTGCCATGTCAAATAAATATGGCAGTTTGAATATTGAAACCAAACTTTATGCAACGCATTACAATCAGAAGAAAGGGTCTTCTGTAGTAGCAGAAGATGTTCAGAAATCAGTCAATCGTGTATTGCCACAATTAAAAGTAGGGTTGCAAACGGTTCTAGCGAACAACAAAACTTTATTCGATGGTTATACACAAACGCTTGAACCTCAAGTTCAATATTTGTATCGACCGTATAAAGATCAAAGTAATATCGGTTCAAAACAGGTCAATGATTATCTTGGTTTTGGTTATGATTCCGCGTTAATTCAGCAAGATTATTATTCCTTATTTCGTGATCGTCGCTATAGTGGTTTAGACCGTATTTCATCGGCTAACCAGGTGACGGTAGGAGGAACTACCCGTTTTTATGATCAAAACACAAATGAACGTTTCAATCTTTCAGCCGGGCAGGTTTATTATTTAACGGCATCAAAAATTGATGATAATTCCATAAATCGTACACCACGATCCTCTTCTTCTTGGGCGTTAGAGTCTAACTGGAAAATGAGCGATAAATGGAATTGGCGCGGTAGCTACCAATATGATACCTTGCTAGATAAAGCATCATTGGCAAATAGCAGTTTGGAATTTAACCCGATGAAGAACAATCTGATTCAGTTAAATTATCGTTACGCAAGTAAAGAGTATATCAACCAAAATTTAGGCGCTTCCGCAAACCGTTACCAACAAGATATTAAACAGGTCGGTGTTGTAGCCGCATGGGAAGTCTCGGATAACTGGGCGCTTGTCGGAAAATACTATCAAGACATTGCGTTGAAAAAACCGGTTGAGCAATATGTGGGTGTACAATATAACTCGTGCTGTTGGTCTGTTGGCGTAGGGGCGAGACGTTATGTCACCAGTCGCCAGAATCAACGTAACGATCATGTGGTTTATGACAACAGTGTTGGCGTTACCTTTGAATTACGTGGTTTAGGTGAAAATGATCACCAAAGCGGTATCGAAGACATGCTGAAGAAAGGTAAACTTCCTTATATTCAAGCGTTTAGCTTATAG
- the aphA gene encoding acid phosphatase AphA, which translates to MKNLLKLSAIAILAASAVSTFASNKEPYTEQGTNAREMTEQKPIHWISVEQLKKELEGKAPINVSFDIDDTVLFSSPCFYHGQQKYSPGKHDYLKNQDFWNEVNAGCDQYSIPKQIAIDLINMHQARGDQIYFITGRTAGDKDGVTPVLQKAFNIKDMHPVEFMGGRKLPTKYNKTPGIIEHKVSIHYGDSDDDILAAKEAGIRGIRLMRAANSTYQPMPTLGGYGEEVLINSNY; encoded by the coding sequence ATGAAAAATTTACTTAAACTTTCTGCCATTGCAATTTTAGCAGCAAGCGCAGTCTCTACTTTTGCATCAAACAAAGAACCTTACACTGAACAAGGTACGAATGCTCGTGAAATGACTGAGCAAAAACCGATTCACTGGATCTCTGTTGAACAATTAAAAAAAGAATTGGAAGGCAAAGCACCAATTAATGTGAGCTTCGACATTGACGATACTGTACTTTTCAGTAGCCCTTGCTTCTATCACGGCCAACAAAAATACTCCCCAGGTAAACATGATTACTTAAAAAATCAAGATTTCTGGAATGAAGTAAATGCGGGTTGTGACCAATATTCTATTCCAAAACAAATTGCGATAGATTTAATTAATATGCACCAAGCACGTGGCGACCAAATTTATTTCATCACGGGTCGTACAGCTGGCGATAAAGATGGTGTGACCCCAGTGCTACAAAAAGCCTTTAATATTAAAGACATGCACCCTGTAGAATTCATGGGCGGTCGCAAGCTTCCAACTAAATATAACAAAACGCCAGGTATTATTGAGCATAAAGTGAGCATTCACTATGGTGACAGCGATGATGATATCCTCGCAGCAAAAGAGGCTGGCATTCGTGGTATTCGTTTAATGCGTGCGGCCAACTCCACTTACCAACCAATGCCAACGCTTGGTGGCTATGGTGAAGAAGTATTAATAAACTCAAACTACTAA
- the hslV gene encoding ATP-dependent protease subunit HslV, whose protein sequence is MTTIVSVRRNGQVVVGGDGQVSLGNTVMKGNARKVRRLYNGKVLAGFAGGTADAFTLFELFERKLEMHQGHLLKAAVELAKDWRTDRALRKLEAMLIVADEKESLIITGIGDVVQPEADQILAIGSGGNYALSAARALVENTDLSAREIVEKSLKIAGDICVFTNTNFTIEELPNK, encoded by the coding sequence ATGACAACAATTGTAAGCGTACGTCGTAATGGCCAAGTGGTTGTTGGGGGCGATGGACAGGTTTCATTAGGCAACACTGTGATGAAAGGGAATGCCCGTAAAGTACGCCGTTTATATAATGGCAAAGTTTTAGCCGGTTTTGCAGGTGGTACAGCCGATGCGTTCACCTTATTTGAATTATTTGAGCGTAAATTAGAAATGCATCAAGGGCATTTGTTAAAAGCCGCGGTGGAATTAGCCAAAGATTGGCGAACCGATCGTGCGTTACGCAAATTAGAAGCAATGCTGATTGTAGCGGATGAAAAAGAAAGTTTAATCATTACCGGTATTGGTGATGTGGTGCAACCGGAAGCTGATCAGATTTTAGCGATTGGTTCTGGCGGTAATTATGCATTATCGGCAGCCCGTGCGTTGGTGGAAAATACCGATTTATCAGCTCGTGAAATTGTGGAAAAATCTTTAAAAATTGCCGGTGATATTTGCGTGTTCACTAATACGAATTTTACTATTGAAGAATTACCGAATAAGTAA